A portion of the Micromonospora vinacea genome contains these proteins:
- the hpt gene encoding hypoxanthine phosphoribosyltransferase translates to MADGSWYDADIDHVIISEAQIREKTAELAKQVSADYAHVGDGLLLVCVLKGAVMFMADFARALGRNGPPAELDFMAISSYGQGTTSSGVVRILKDLDRDIAGRHVVVVEDIVDSGLTLSWLLRYLESRSAASVEVVALFRKPDAVKVPVPVKYVGFDIPTEFVVGYGLDFGERYRELPYVGVLKPEVYARS, encoded by the coding sequence ATGGCTGACGGCTCCTGGTACGACGCCGACATCGACCACGTGATCATCTCCGAGGCGCAGATCCGCGAGAAGACGGCGGAGCTGGCCAAGCAGGTCTCCGCCGACTACGCCCACGTGGGCGACGGGCTGCTGCTGGTGTGCGTACTCAAGGGCGCGGTGATGTTCATGGCGGACTTCGCCCGGGCGCTGGGCCGCAACGGCCCCCCGGCGGAGCTCGACTTCATGGCCATCTCGTCCTACGGCCAGGGCACCACCTCGTCCGGGGTGGTCCGCATCCTCAAGGACCTGGACCGGGACATCGCCGGGCGGCACGTGGTCGTCGTCGAGGACATCGTCGACTCCGGGCTCACGCTCTCCTGGCTGCTGCGCTACCTCGAGTCGCGTTCGGCGGCGAGCGTCGAGGTGGTCGCCCTGTTCCGCAAGCCGGACGCGGTGAAGGTGCCGGTCCCGGTGAAGTACGTCGGCTTCGACATCCCCACCGAGTTCGTGGTCGGGTACGGCCTCGACTTCGGCGAGCGCTACCGCGAGTTGCCCTACGTCGGGGTGCTCAAGCCCGAGGTCTACGCCCGCTCCTGA
- the ftsH gene encoding ATP-dependent zinc metalloprotease FtsH has product MERTRFFRRPVVWIILVILGAVVLSQLFTSGPSYHRVDTSVALDQLHTAKINKVVFQDKEQTLQLDLAQKTKFGKTETNKIEAQFPYQAGDQIWNEVLDAKANNRVTGPADAKVSSDSIWVSLLVNLLPIALLVLLLLFFMSQMQGGGSRVLNFGKSKAKMITKDTPKTTFADVAGAEEAVEELYEIKDFLQNPAKYQALGAKIPKGVLLFGPPGTGKTLLARAVAGEAGVPFYSISGSDFVEMFVGVGASRVRDLFEQAKTNAPAIVFVDEIDAVGRHRGAGMGGGHDEREQTLNQLLVEMDGFDTKGGVILIAATNRPDILDPALLRPGRFDRQIPVDAPDMEGRKAILRVHAKGKPFTPDVDLDAVARRTPGFSGADLANVINESALLTARKEQRAISNDSLEESIDRVVAGPQRRTRVMSDNEKKITAYHEGGHALVAWALPHAAPVHKVTILSRGRSLGHTLVLPTEDKYTQTRAEMIDTLAYALGGRAAEELVFHEPTTGAGNDIEKATQLARAMITQYGMSSKLGAIKYGTSGDEPFLGRNMGHERDYSDSVAAEIDGEMRALVELAHDEAWEILVEYRDVLDNIVLELMEKETLSTADMARICSRVVKRPPLAPYNGFGKRQPSTEPPVLTPAEKDKLKAQAEADGAQASVGGGAPSNNSDGTH; this is encoded by the coding sequence ATGGAACGTACGCGTTTCTTCCGCCGACCGGTGGTCTGGATCATCCTGGTCATCCTCGGCGCCGTTGTGCTCAGTCAGCTGTTCACGAGTGGTCCCAGCTACCACCGCGTGGACACTTCCGTTGCGCTCGATCAGCTGCACACCGCCAAGATCAACAAGGTGGTCTTCCAGGACAAGGAGCAGACGCTCCAGCTGGACCTGGCCCAGAAGACCAAGTTCGGCAAGACCGAGACCAACAAGATCGAAGCCCAGTTCCCGTACCAGGCTGGCGACCAGATCTGGAACGAGGTGCTTGACGCCAAGGCGAACAACCGGGTCACCGGCCCGGCCGACGCCAAGGTCTCCTCGGACAGCATCTGGGTGAGCCTGCTGGTCAACCTGCTGCCGATCGCGCTGCTCGTCCTCCTGCTGCTGTTCTTCATGTCGCAGATGCAGGGCGGCGGCTCCCGGGTGCTCAACTTCGGCAAGTCCAAGGCCAAGATGATCACCAAGGACACTCCGAAGACGACCTTCGCGGACGTCGCGGGTGCCGAGGAGGCCGTCGAGGAGCTGTACGAGATCAAGGACTTCCTGCAGAACCCGGCGAAGTACCAGGCCCTGGGCGCCAAGATCCCGAAGGGTGTGCTGCTGTTCGGCCCGCCCGGCACCGGCAAGACGCTGCTGGCCCGCGCGGTCGCCGGCGAGGCCGGGGTGCCCTTCTACTCCATCTCCGGCTCCGACTTCGTGGAGATGTTCGTCGGCGTCGGCGCCAGCCGGGTCCGTGACCTGTTCGAGCAGGCCAAGACGAACGCCCCGGCGATCGTCTTCGTCGACGAGATCGACGCCGTCGGCCGGCACCGTGGTGCCGGCATGGGCGGCGGCCACGACGAGCGGGAGCAGACGCTCAACCAGCTCCTCGTCGAGATGGACGGCTTCGACACCAAGGGCGGGGTCATCCTGATCGCGGCCACCAACCGGCCGGACATCCTCGACCCGGCGCTGCTGCGCCCGGGCCGGTTCGACAGGCAGATCCCGGTGGACGCCCCCGACATGGAGGGCCGCAAGGCAATCCTGCGGGTGCACGCCAAGGGCAAGCCGTTCACCCCCGACGTCGACCTCGACGCGGTGGCCCGGCGCACCCCGGGCTTCAGCGGCGCCGACCTGGCCAACGTGATCAACGAGTCGGCTCTGCTCACCGCCCGTAAGGAGCAGCGCGCGATCTCCAACGACTCGCTCGAAGAGTCGATCGACCGGGTGGTCGCCGGTCCGCAGCGACGGACCCGCGTCATGAGCGACAACGAAAAGAAGATCACCGCGTACCACGAGGGTGGCCACGCGTTGGTCGCCTGGGCGCTGCCGCACGCCGCGCCGGTGCACAAGGTGACGATCCTGTCCCGTGGCCGCTCGCTGGGCCACACCCTGGTGCTCCCGACCGAAGACAAGTACACCCAGACGCGCGCCGAAATGATCGACACCCTGGCGTACGCGCTGGGCGGTCGCGCCGCCGAGGAACTGGTCTTCCACGAGCCCACCACCGGTGCCGGCAACGACATCGAGAAGGCCACCCAACTGGCCCGCGCGATGATCACCCAGTACGGCATGAGCTCCAAGCTCGGCGCGATCAAGTACGGCACCAGCGGGGACGAGCCGTTCCTCGGCCGCAACATGGGCCACGAGCGGGACTACTCGGACTCGGTGGCCGCCGAGATCGACGGCGAGATGCGGGCACTGGTCGAGCTGGCGCACGACGAGGCCTGGGAGATCCTGGTGGAATACCGGGACGTCCTGGACAACATCGTGCTCGAGCTGATGGAGAAGGAAACTCTCTCCACTGCCGACATGGCGCGGATCTGCTCCCGGGTGGTCAAGCGCCCGCCGCTGGCCCCGTACAACGGCTTCGGCAAGCGCCAGCCCTCCACCGAGCCGCCCGTGCTCACCCCTGCGGAGAAGGACAAGCTCAAGGCGCAGGCCGAGGCCGACGGCGCGCAGGCGTCGGTCGGCGGCGGCGCGCCGTCCAACAACTCGGACGGCACGCACTGA